One window of Hujiaoplasma nucleasis genomic DNA carries:
- the pepF gene encoding oligoendopeptidase F gives MKWDLTYHFKNDQDFEKAFEETVSIIDKLASFKGKLGNEKDFKAYFDLQKQFEETGLRVYQFASLSSDLNKKDSEKAARLQKVQLAFAKLQQAVSFEEPELISIGQEKVMKFIEDNNELHEYRFAMEKLFRRQEHILDDQSEALIANYSQLASAGKSLYSSLTVADIEGTDIMLDNGDMVTITNSNYRAYIQKSNSPEERKDIFESVFDYYAAHKNTYANIYKTVLDADYARMKNRKYASSLESYLFNNNIPTDVYLTLTKVARENTKAVKKYLKLRKEYLKLEKHHTYDRFLELAKSDKEYEFEEAKTLFFNSIKDFPQDFQDKAHEVLRDGFVDVLEQPGKRTGAYSSSMPNMHPFILLNYDKTLSNVFTVAHEAGHSMHSMYAAESQPTSLQNYTIFVAEIASTFNEHNLLDYIIKESKASKNEKIALLQRAIDDIMGTFYRQTLFAIYELEAHKLIETDQPITADKLSQIMIDLYQEFYDIDIKEESVKEFVWAYIPHLFYTPFYVYQYATSFAASLKIYENVKNKEKDAFEKYIGLLKSGGSDYPVKQALEAGVDLTKEDSFKAVVNRLEELVDELEVVLKS, from the coding sequence ATGAAATGGGATTTAACTTATCACTTTAAAAATGATCAAGATTTTGAAAAAGCTTTTGAAGAAACAGTGTCTATTATTGATAAACTTGCTTCTTTTAAAGGTAAATTAGGAAACGAAAAAGATTTTAAAGCTTATTTTGATTTACAAAAACAATTCGAAGAGACTGGTTTAAGAGTATATCAATTCGCTTCATTATCAAGTGACCTAAATAAAAAAGACTCTGAAAAAGCTGCTCGCTTGCAAAAAGTACAATTAGCCTTTGCTAAGCTCCAACAAGCTGTTTCTTTTGAAGAACCAGAACTAATTTCTATTGGCCAAGAAAAAGTAATGAAATTTATTGAAGACAATAATGAATTACATGAATATCGATTTGCCATGGAAAAACTTTTTAGAAGACAAGAACATATTTTAGATGATCAATCCGAAGCTTTGATTGCTAATTACTCACAATTAGCTTCAGCAGGTAAAAGCTTATATAGTTCATTAACAGTTGCTGATATTGAAGGCACTGACATTATGTTGGACAATGGTGATATGGTTACCATCACCAACAGTAATTATCGTGCTTATATTCAAAAATCTAATTCTCCAGAAGAAAGAAAAGATATTTTTGAATCTGTTTTTGATTATTATGCAGCCCATAAAAATACATATGCAAACATCTATAAAACTGTTTTAGATGCTGATTATGCAAGAATGAAAAACAGAAAATATGCTTCTTCACTAGAAAGTTATTTGTTCAACAATAACATTCCTACTGATGTTTATCTCACTTTAACAAAAGTAGCTCGTGAAAACACAAAAGCCGTAAAGAAATATTTAAAACTTAGAAAAGAATATTTAAAACTTGAGAAGCACCATACATATGATCGTTTCTTAGAACTTGCTAAGTCTGATAAAGAGTATGAATTTGAAGAAGCTAAAACTTTATTCTTTAACTCTATTAAAGATTTTCCACAAGATTTCCAAGATAAAGCCCATGAAGTATTAAGAGATGGCTTTGTTGATGTTTTGGAACAACCAGGTAAACGTACAGGAGCTTATTCTTCTTCAATGCCAAACATGCATCCTTTTATCTTATTAAATTATGATAAAACACTTTCAAATGTCTTTACTGTAGCCCATGAGGCAGGACATTCAATGCATTCAATGTATGCTGCTGAATCTCAACCAACGAGTCTTCAAAACTATACTATATTTGTTGCAGAAATCGCTTCTACTTTCAATGAACATAATCTACTTGATTATATTATCAAAGAGTCTAAAGCTTCTAAGAATGAAAAAATCGCTTTATTACAAAGAGCCATTGATGATATTATGGGAACTTTCTACCGACAAACACTTTTTGCAATCTATGAATTAGAAGCTCATAAGTTAATTGAAACTGATCAACCAATAACTGCAGATAAGTTATCACAAATAATGATTGATTTGTACCAAGAATTTTATGATATTGATATTAAAGAAGAATCAGTTAAAGAATTTGTGTGGGCATATATCCCTCATTTATTCTATACACCATTCTATGTATACCAATATGCAACTAGCTTTGCTGCTTCACTTAAAATTTATGAAAATGTTAAGAATAAAGAAAAAGATGCTTTCGAAAAATATATTGGCTTGCTTAAATCAGGTGGCTCAGATTACCCTGTAAAACAAGCTTTAGAAGCTGGAGTTGACTTGACTAAAGAAGATTCATTTAAAGCAGTTGTTAATCGTTTAGAAGAATTAGTAGATGAATTAGAAGTTGTATTAAAATCATAA
- the spx gene encoding transcriptional regulator Spx — translation MITLYTSSSCSSCRKAKKWLDNNKIPYKEKNIIGIKLTRNDIINMLKYSENGFEDIISTRSKVFKESDIEPDNMKFSELANFIIDNPTILKRPIIINDQIMQTGYNKDEIRAFIPSELRNFSVCTEDCPECEYKDCVDKALARARDNNES, via the coding sequence ATGATAACTTTATACACAAGTTCAAGTTGTTCATCATGCCGAAAAGCTAAAAAGTGGTTAGATAACAATAAAATTCCTTATAAAGAAAAGAATATTATTGGTATTAAACTCACTAGAAACGATATTATAAACATGCTTAAATATTCAGAAAATGGTTTTGAAGATATTATTTCTACACGATCAAAAGTGTTTAAAGAAAGTGATATTGAACCAGATAATATGAAGTTTTCTGAATTAGCTAATTTTATCATCGATAACCCAACCATTCTTAAAAGACCAATCATTATTAATGACCAAATTATGCAAACAGGTTACAATAAAGATGAAATAAGAGCTTTTATACCGAGTGAACTAAGAAATTTTTCCGTATGCACTGAGGATTGTCCTGAGTGCGAATACAAAGATTGTGTTGATAAGGCCTTAGCTAGAGCAAGAGACAACAACGAATCATAA
- the gap gene encoding type I glyceraldehyde-3-phosphate dehydrogenase translates to MSVKVAINGFGRIGRLAFRIMFGNKDFDIVAINDLTDARQLAYLLKYDSSQGRYNKEVSYEGNELIVEGKRITIFSQRDPEQLPWKEKNVDVVLECTGFFTSEEGANKHIKAGAKKVLISAPAKGKIPTIVYGVNDNVLTGEEKIVSAASCTTNCLAPIAQILNDKFGIVKGFMTTVHAYTNDQATLDIPHPKGIEARRGRAAAANIVPTSTGAAKAVGLVLPELNGKLDGMALRVPVITGSVVDLVVELEKSVTEEDVNKAVKDAQSDTVGYTEDPIVSSDVIGISYGTLFDALSTKVMEVDGKQMVKVITWYDNEYSFTSQMIRTLKKLAQ, encoded by the coding sequence ATGTCAGTAAAAGTAGCAATTAATGGTTTTGGAAGAATCGGTAGATTAGCTTTCAGAATTATGTTTGGTAACAAAGATTTCGACATCGTCGCTATCAATGATTTAACAGATGCAAGACAATTAGCTTATTTATTAAAATATGATAGTTCACAAGGACGTTATAACAAAGAAGTATCATACGAAGGTAACGAATTAATTGTTGAAGGAAAAAGAATCACTATTTTTTCTCAAAGAGATCCTGAACAATTACCTTGGAAAGAAAAGAATGTTGATGTTGTTTTAGAATGTACTGGATTCTTTACTTCAGAAGAAGGCGCTAATAAACACATTAAAGCAGGTGCTAAAAAAGTATTGATTTCTGCACCAGCAAAAGGAAAAATTCCTACAATTGTTTATGGTGTTAATGACAATGTTTTAACTGGTGAAGAAAAAATAGTTTCTGCAGCTTCTTGTACAACAAACTGTTTAGCACCAATCGCCCAAATTTTGAATGATAAATTTGGAATCGTTAAAGGATTTATGACAACAGTACATGCTTATACAAATGACCAAGCAACTTTAGATATACCTCATCCAAAAGGAATCGAAGCTAGAAGAGGTAGAGCTGCAGCTGCTAATATTGTTCCTACATCTACAGGTGCTGCAAAAGCAGTTGGACTTGTATTGCCAGAATTAAATGGTAAATTGGATGGTATGGCTTTACGTGTTCCTGTAATTACGGGTTCTGTTGTTGATTTAGTTGTTGAATTAGAAAAATCAGTAACTGAAGAAGATGTTAATAAGGCTGTTAAAGATGCACAATCTGATACAGTGGGTTATACTGAAGATCCAATTGTATCTTCAGATGTAATTGGGATTTCATATGGAACATTATTCGATGCTTTATCAACTAAAGTTATGGAAGTCGATGGAAAACAAATGGTTAAGGTCATTACTTGGTATGACAATGAATATTCATTTACTTCCCAAATGATTCGTACTTTGAAGAAATTAGCTCAATAA
- a CDS encoding TVP38/TMEM64 family protein translates to MELFYRLLDELRILVQNNFWLTPLIGVFLPFIEAILPTIPLAIIISFNLSVLGSAFGTVQGTILTIFLSTLGSFLGMFLIYLLIKATFAEYFVKKVRKYKYGNTFIDAIQGRSTFFILTLLSNPFLPSSILNYGLSLANIKIKKYLILTIISRFIIIIFMVFLGSVFSIQKNPLNVLWMMLAYFFVLGIWILYLRSRKNKKGSFFEDKD, encoded by the coding sequence ATGGAACTATTTTATAGATTATTAGATGAACTAAGAATACTTGTACAAAATAACTTTTGGTTAACACCATTAATTGGTGTTTTTTTGCCATTCATCGAAGCTATACTTCCCACCATCCCTCTAGCCATTATTATTTCATTTAACTTATCTGTTTTAGGTTCTGCTTTTGGTACAGTTCAAGGAACAATATTAACTATTTTCTTATCAACTTTAGGATCTTTTCTAGGTATGTTTTTAATATATTTATTAATAAAAGCTACCTTTGCTGAATATTTTGTGAAAAAAGTAAGAAAATATAAGTATGGCAATACCTTCATTGATGCTATTCAAGGCCGAAGTACCTTTTTTATTTTAACTTTATTATCCAATCCTTTCTTACCTTCATCTATCCTTAATTATGGTTTATCTCTTGCTAATATAAAAATAAAAAAATATTTGATTTTAACAATAATTTCAAGGTTTATAATCATTATTTTTATGGTATTTTTGGGTTCTGTATTTTCAATCCAGAAAAACCCACTAAATGTCTTATGGATGATGCTTGCGTATTTTTTTGTTTTAGGTATATGGATATTATATTTAAGGTCAAGGAAAAATAAAAAAGGTTCTTTTTTTGAAGATAAAGACTAG
- a CDS encoding aminopeptidase P family protein yields MNNKEFIKRRKTLIEQMDDQSFALLSSGQAKHKSLDQHFKYFPERNFFYLTGLKREKFILLLVKNKKAMLDFIFIEEASDYATKWLGSRLSKEEVSQITGIDTQRIFYLNEFDNFISNRLLVDSRQLLLDRLPSVMYLDMFRAASLEKPVSFDTFFKIVENYPELTVKNINSMIAELRRFKSNDEVADIRKAIAHTKKGIYSIFDYAKAGVNERELEATFEYNIKLSGSTGVSFDTIVANGKNATVLHYVDNDQEILDGNLVLLDLGAYHNEYAADISRTFPVNGKFTQRQAELYQMVLDVNKETIKRVKPGIYVSELNEFAKNALAEGMIKLGLIKEKSEVSKYYYHNVSHYLGLDVHDVGTYSKKIEAGVVLTVEPGIYIEEEKIGIRIEDDILVTEDGYENLSKDIIKEIKDIEDYFNKKE; encoded by the coding sequence ATGAATAACAAAGAATTTATTAAAAGAAGAAAAACTTTAATTGAACAAATGGATGACCAAAGTTTTGCCTTGTTATCATCAGGACAAGCAAAGCATAAGTCTTTAGATCAACATTTTAAATATTTTCCTGAAAGAAACTTTTTTTATTTAACAGGATTGAAAAGAGAAAAATTTATTTTGCTTTTAGTAAAAAACAAAAAAGCGATGCTAGATTTTATTTTCATTGAAGAAGCAAGTGACTATGCGACAAAATGGTTAGGAAGCCGTTTGAGTAAAGAAGAGGTAAGTCAAATAACTGGAATTGATACACAAAGAATTTTTTATTTGAATGAATTTGATAATTTTATTTCAAACCGTTTGCTTGTGGATTCTAGACAACTCTTATTGGATCGTCTACCTTCAGTTATGTATCTAGACATGTTTAGGGCAGCTTCTTTAGAAAAACCTGTTTCTTTCGATACATTTTTTAAAATCGTCGAGAATTACCCAGAATTAACAGTTAAAAATATCAATAGTATGATTGCTGAATTGCGAAGATTTAAATCAAATGATGAGGTAGCTGATATAAGAAAGGCAATTGCACATACAAAAAAAGGAATTTATAGTATTTTTGATTATGCAAAAGCTGGTGTTAATGAAAGAGAATTAGAGGCAACTTTTGAATATAATATTAAATTATCAGGATCTACTGGTGTTTCTTTTGACACCATCGTAGCAAATGGTAAAAATGCAACAGTATTACATTATGTAGATAATGATCAAGAAATATTGGATGGCAATCTTGTACTTTTAGATTTAGGTGCTTATCATAATGAATATGCTGCAGATATAAGTAGGACCTTTCCTGTAAATGGTAAGTTTACCCAAAGGCAAGCAGAGCTTTATCAAATGGTTTTAGATGTTAATAAAGAGACCATTAAAAGGGTAAAACCTGGTATTTATGTCAGTGAATTAAATGAATTTGCTAAAAATGCCTTAGCTGAAGGTATGATTAAGTTAGGTTTAATTAAAGAAAAATCTGAGGTCAGCAAGTATTATTATCACAATGTTAGTCACTATTTAGGATTGGATGTTCATGATGTTGGTACATATTCTAAAAAAATCGAAGCTGGTGTAGTCTTAACTGTAGAACCTGGCATCTATATAGAAGAAGAAAAGATAGGTATCCGTATCGAGGACGATATATTAGTGACAGAAGATGGATATGAAAATTTAAGCAAGGATATTATTAAAGAAATTAAAGATATAGAAGATTATTTTAACAAGAAGGAATAA
- the recD2 gene encoding SF1B family DNA helicase RecD2 translates to MTYVEGTIKRYLFYSEENSYSVIKVEIQDTNNPELIRYEPTIVVCGFFPKLDLHASYKFMGEIAYHKTYGLQFNAKTFERYIDETYDGIIDYLSSDIFPGVGVKTAERIVDTLGMNCLDLIAEDKDQLKKVDKLNKKLHKIIFDGIVGHREMENTLVWLYGFSISPNMAMKIYNKYGLETKQIIKENPYVLMEEVEGIGFKRADEIGLKVGFAYDSDVRISAVIYYLLNEYMNKFGDTYLLEEELIKYTLQFLNNHEDFEVDEQKVIKQLFLLIESHKLIKEEDRIFLRYLYYAEKSIAKMMLKFNINSDVNLSVDDHLQAFKSINHINYTQAQRKAIHLALTNHVSIITGGPGTGKTTVIKGLIHVYRMMRNQALDDEDLKLAAPTGKAAKRLSESTDLPASTIHKLLGYDFNGEFKYDEFSPLEAKLVIIDEASMIDCILMKKLLSAIKVGTILVFVGDANQLPSVGPGDVLNDLIKSDLFPVQELNIIHRQANDSNIISLAYDVLEKQIDESIRDNKDDRLFFNAKDEYISSTLLKLIDRLIQKNYSLLEDIQVLVPMYKGINGIDRLNDLIQETFNGDNKNLSLSFGDKKFYFQDKVMQLVNQPDKNVMNGDQGFVVAIDDEREMVVDFSGQLVKYNRKELDQLTLAYVTSIHKSQGSEYKVVIMPLTLSYSIMLRKKLLYTAITRAKEILIMVGNFEAFKRGVLGKDRKRRTMLKNFLTDELNQSPSNQVKIEDFLNE, encoded by the coding sequence ATGACATATGTCGAAGGCACTATAAAAAGATATCTTTTTTATAGTGAAGAAAATTCATACTCGGTGATTAAGGTAGAAATACAAGATACCAATAATCCTGAATTGATTCGTTATGAACCCACAATTGTTGTTTGTGGGTTTTTTCCTAAGTTAGACTTACATGCTTCCTATAAATTTATGGGCGAAATAGCTTATCATAAAACATATGGCTTACAGTTTAATGCAAAGACATTCGAAAGATATATTGATGAAACATACGATGGCATTATTGACTATTTATCTAGTGATATATTTCCAGGTGTCGGTGTGAAAACAGCTGAAAGAATCGTGGATACATTGGGGATGAATTGCTTAGATTTAATTGCTGAAGATAAAGACCAATTAAAGAAAGTTGATAAACTAAATAAAAAATTACATAAAATAATTTTTGACGGAATTGTTGGACATCGTGAAATGGAAAACACCTTAGTTTGGCTATATGGCTTTTCTATATCACCTAATATGGCAATGAAAATTTACAATAAATATGGCCTTGAAACTAAACAAATAATTAAAGAAAATCCTTATGTTTTAATGGAAGAAGTAGAGGGCATTGGATTTAAAAGAGCAGATGAGATTGGCTTGAAAGTTGGCTTTGCTTATGATAGTGATGTTAGAATTTCAGCTGTTATATATTATTTGCTTAACGAATATATGAATAAGTTTGGCGACACTTATCTTTTAGAAGAAGAGTTAATTAAGTATACTTTACAGTTTTTGAATAACCACGAAGACTTTGAAGTTGATGAACAAAAAGTCATTAAGCAATTATTCTTGTTGATTGAATCTCATAAATTAATTAAGGAAGAAGATAGAATTTTTCTTAGATACCTTTATTATGCTGAGAAAAGTATTGCTAAAATGATGTTGAAATTTAACATCAATAGTGACGTCAATTTATCGGTTGATGACCACCTACAAGCTTTTAAGTCAATAAATCATATTAATTATACTCAGGCTCAAAGAAAAGCCATTCATTTGGCATTGACTAATCATGTGAGCATTATTACAGGTGGGCCTGGAACAGGTAAAACAACCGTTATTAAGGGTCTTATCCATGTTTACCGAATGATGCGTAATCAAGCCTTAGATGACGAAGATTTAAAATTGGCTGCACCTACAGGTAAAGCTGCTAAAAGATTGTCTGAATCGACAGATTTACCAGCTTCAACCATACATAAGTTATTAGGTTATGATTTCAATGGAGAGTTTAAGTATGATGAGTTTTCTCCTTTAGAAGCGAAGTTAGTTATTATTGATGAAGCTTCAATGATTGATTGTATATTAATGAAAAAATTATTGAGTGCTATAAAAGTAGGTACTATCCTTGTCTTTGTAGGTGATGCTAATCAGTTGCCTTCAGTAGGACCCGGAGATGTATTAAATGATTTAATTAAGTCTGATTTATTTCCAGTTCAAGAACTAAATATAATTCATAGACAAGCCAATGATTCTAACATCATTTCCTTAGCCTATGATGTTCTTGAAAAACAAATTGATGAGTCAATTAGAGATAATAAGGATGATCGGTTATTTTTTAATGCCAAAGATGAATATATTTCTTCTACACTCCTAAAACTGATTGATCGATTGATACAAAAGAATTATTCTTTACTAGAAGACATTCAAGTCTTGGTGCCGATGTATAAAGGTATCAATGGCATTGATAGATTAAACGATTTAATACAAGAAACCTTTAATGGAGACAATAAAAATCTATCTTTGTCTTTTGGTGATAAGAAATTTTACTTTCAAGATAAAGTTATGCAATTGGTTAACCAACCAGATAAGAATGTGATGAATGGCGACCAAGGTTTTGTTGTTGCTATTGATGATGAACGAGAAATGGTGGTTGATTTTTCTGGTCAATTGGTTAAATATAATCGTAAAGAACTCGATCAATTAACCTTAGCTTATGTAACATCAATTCATAAGTCCCAAGGCTCTGAATATAAAGTTGTTATTATGCCATTGACTTTATCCTATTCCATTATGTTAAGAAAGAAGTTGCTTTATACAGCTATTACTAGAGCCAAAGAAATACTAATCATGGTTGGTAATTTTGAAGCTTTTAAAAGAGGTGTTTTAGGTAAAGATAGAAAGAGAAGAACTATGCTTAAAAACTTTCTTACAGATGAACTTAATCAAAGTCCAAGCAATCAAGTGAAAATTGAAGATTTTCTAAATGAATAA
- the alaS gene encoding alanine--tRNA ligase — MKRLKGHEIREIWLNFFKDKNHKIEESASLIPNNDPTLLWMNSGVAAMKAYFDGRIVPKNPRMVNVQKCIRTNDIENVGNTARHHTFFEMMGNFSIGDYFRDEAIEYAYEILTSPKYFDFPLEKLYFTYYPTDIDTYNKWLEIGIEADHLISSENNFWEIGTGPCGPCTEIFFDRGPEFGDFTTESIKKDIENDRYVELWNIVLSQYNAKENLTREEYPELPNKNIDTGAGLERFASVFQNAKTNFETDLFLPIIEKFADISGIEYKGQKSFKIIADHIRTITMALNDGAMISNEGRGYVIRRLLRRAVKHGKQNGITRPFLSELVTVVIDLMKPSYPDLLDRQDMIKKIIHSEEIKFLETLQSGEEKLKDMINQTQSHMIKGEDAFILYDTYGFPLELTEEYAEELGYKVDVKAFEVEMSKQKERARSARTETSSLASQNQDYLNFTDESIFVGYEKLSQLAKIIKVFPEGIVLDKTPFYATSGGQLADKGIIYNDDITLHVIDVNKLPNGQFIHMIKEDINQSLEGKEMTAKVDQVNREFTEYHHSATHLLFKVLRDRLGSHVSQQGSQVSSESLRFDFNHYESIDDSLILEIEKDVNDMIQDSYKTSTSILSIDQAKEKGAIAEFGEKYSDKVRTVDLKYTLDLCGGTHVKDISDIGRFAIKSLYSIGSGIYRIEALVNDRVDNLVDELKGLNEDIENVKRKAHRIIDEAKEEGIVLSIDFSDNYKAKGSYQDVIHQRDLLKIYQNQVKNLEKEYQRIKEEKAMQSLSDFTKDTYGQKIISIVNDVNGGVLKQVADDLIDTLDKGFVFLASIYNEKVIFVAKSNDPNIDAGRIVKEAAIICQGNGGGRKDFAQAGGKDTERVQEAIDKVKDLVL, encoded by the coding sequence ATGAAAAGATTAAAAGGACATGAAATTAGAGAAATATGGTTAAATTTTTTTAAGGATAAAAACCATAAAATAGAAGAAAGTGCATCATTAATACCTAATAATGATCCTACTTTATTATGGATGAATTCTGGTGTAGCAGCTATGAAAGCTTATTTTGATGGCAGAATAGTACCTAAAAATCCAAGAATGGTCAATGTTCAAAAATGTATTCGTACTAATGATATTGAAAATGTTGGGAATACAGCTAGACACCATACTTTTTTTGAAATGATGGGTAATTTTTCTATTGGTGATTATTTTAGAGATGAAGCCATTGAATATGCTTATGAAATTTTGACAAGTCCTAAATATTTTGATTTTCCTTTAGAAAAGTTATATTTTACTTATTATCCAACAGATATTGATACTTATAACAAGTGGCTTGAGATTGGTATTGAAGCAGATCATTTAATTAGTTCTGAGAATAATTTTTGGGAAATAGGAACCGGTCCTTGTGGACCATGTACAGAAATATTTTTTGATAGAGGCCCTGAATTTGGCGATTTTACAACTGAAAGTATTAAAAAAGATATAGAGAATGACCGTTATGTGGAGTTATGGAACATAGTATTATCTCAATATAATGCTAAAGAAAATCTTACACGAGAAGAATATCCTGAATTACCAAATAAAAATATTGATACGGGTGCAGGTTTAGAAAGATTTGCTTCTGTTTTCCAAAATGCTAAAACTAATTTCGAAACAGATTTATTTTTGCCTATCATTGAAAAATTTGCTGATATATCAGGGATTGAGTATAAGGGTCAAAAATCCTTTAAAATTATTGCAGACCATATTAGAACCATTACAATGGCTTTAAATGATGGGGCAATGATTTCGAATGAAGGTAGAGGCTATGTTATCAGACGTTTACTTAGAAGGGCTGTAAAACATGGCAAACAAAACGGTATAACGAGGCCATTCTTATCAGAATTAGTGACTGTTGTGATTGATTTGATGAAACCTTCATATCCCGATTTACTAGATAGACAAGATATGATTAAAAAAATTATACATAGTGAAGAAATAAAGTTTTTAGAAACTTTGCAATCTGGTGAAGAAAAGCTTAAAGACATGATTAATCAAACACAAAGTCATATGATTAAGGGAGAAGATGCATTTATTCTTTATGATACTTATGGTTTTCCATTAGAGTTAACCGAAGAATACGCTGAAGAATTAGGTTATAAGGTTGATGTTAAAGCTTTTGAAGTTGAAATGAGTAAACAAAAAGAACGTGCAAGAAGTGCTAGAACTGAGACTTCCTCTCTTGCGTCACAAAATCAAGATTATTTAAATTTCACTGATGAGTCTATTTTTGTTGGTTATGAAAAACTTAGCCAATTGGCTAAAATAATCAAAGTTTTTCCTGAAGGAATTGTATTAGATAAAACACCATTTTATGCAACTTCAGGTGGACAGCTAGCGGATAAAGGTATTATATACAATGACGACATTACTTTACATGTAATCGATGTAAATAAATTGCCTAACGGTCAATTCATTCATATGATAAAAGAAGATATTAATCAATCATTAGAAGGGAAAGAGATGACTGCTAAGGTTGATCAAGTCAATAGAGAGTTCACTGAATATCATCATTCAGCAACCCACTTATTGTTTAAAGTTTTAAGGGATAGGTTGGGAAGTCATGTGAGTCAACAAGGGTCACAAGTTTCTAGCGAAAGTTTAAGATTTGACTTCAATCATTATGAATCTATTGATGATTCACTCATATTAGAAATTGAAAAAGATGTCAATGATATGATTCAAGATTCTTACAAAACTTCAACAAGTATTCTCTCAATCGATCAAGCAAAAGAAAAAGGAGCAATCGCTGAGTTTGGAGAAAAATATTCAGATAAAGTTAGAACAGTTGATTTAAAATACACCCTTGACTTGTGTGGTGGAACACATGTTAAAGATATCAGTGATATTGGTAGGTTTGCAATTAAATCTTTATATTCTATCGGTTCAGGTATTTACCGTATTGAAGCTTTGGTCAATGATAGGGTTGATAATCTAGTAGATGAGTTAAAAGGTTTAAATGAAGATATAGAAAATGTTAAACGTAAGGCACATAGAATTATTGATGAGGCTAAAGAAGAGGGAATTGTATTATCAATTGATTTTAGTGATAACTACAAAGCGAAAGGTTCTTATCAAGATGTGATACATCAAAGGGACCTATTAAAAATATATCAAAATCAAGTGAAAAATCTTGAAAAAGAATATCAAAGAATTAAAGAAGAAAAAGCCATGCAGAGTTTATCAGATTTTACTAAAGATACATATGGTCAAAAGATTATTTCAATTGTAAATGATGTGAACGGTGGAGTATTAAAACAAGTGGCAGATGACTTAATCGACACGTTAGACAAGGGATTCGTATTTTTAGCAAGTATTTATAATGAAAAGGTTATATTTGTTGCTAAAAGCAATGACCCTAATATTGATGCAGGAAGAATAGTAAAAGAAGCTGCAATCATATGTCAAGGTAATGGTGGCGGTCGAAAAGACTTTGCTCAAGCCGGTGGAAAAGATACTGAAAGAGTTCAAGAGGCTATAGACAAGGTAAAGGACTTAGTCTTATGA
- the ruvX gene encoding Holliday junction resolvase RuvX, with protein MKILGLDLGSKTLGIASSDLSQTVASMVKTITFPENQFKRAINELKSLIDFSVYEKIVLGLPKNMDGSLGKQAEDTLVFKKMLENHFHLEVVMWDERLTSKMANSMMITADLSRKKRKQKVDYVAATIILQSYLDSRK; from the coding sequence ATGAAAATATTAGGATTAGATTTAGGTTCAAAGACTCTAGGCATAGCTTCATCAGATTTAAGTCAAACTGTAGCAAGCATGGTAAAAACAATTACTTTTCCTGAAAATCAATTTAAAAGAGCAATTAATGAGTTAAAATCATTGATAGATTTCTCAGTCTATGAGAAAATAGTTTTAGGACTACCAAAGAACATGGATGGAAGCCTTGGTAAACAAGCTGAGGACACCCTTGTATTTAAAAAAATGTTGGAAAATCACTTTCATTTGGAAGTTGTTATGTGGGATGAGAGATTAACATCAAAGATGGCAAATTCTATGATGATTACAGCGGATTTAAGTCGAAAGAAAAGAAAGCAAAAAGTCGATTATGTGGCAGCGACTATTATATTACAAAGCTATTTAGATAGCAGAAAGTGA
- a CDS encoding DUF1292 domain-containing protein, which translates to MTDIHDDTLVLTDELGNEITAKIILTFESEEFNKSYVVYQLDDEDEEEYHAASFNPEDGDEGTLGQIETDEEWDLIEEVLESFLEEDEEEQE; encoded by the coding sequence ATGACAGATATACATGATGATACTTTAGTATTAACCGATGAACTTGGAAATGAAATTACAGCGAAAATCATATTAACTTTTGAATCTGAAGAATTTAATAAATCTTATGTGGTTTATCAATTAGATGATGAAGATGAAGAAGAATACCATGCAGCTAGTTTCAATCCTGAAGATGGCGATGAAGGTACATTAGGTCAAATCGAAACCGATGAAGAATGGGATTTGATTGAAGAAGTATTAGAAAGCTTCTTAGAAGAAGACGAAGAAGAACAAGAATAA